In the Brachyhypopomus gauderio isolate BG-103 chromosome 4, BGAUD_0.2, whole genome shotgun sequence genome, one interval contains:
- the fastkd1 gene encoding FAST kinase domain-containing protein 1, mitochondrial isoform X1, producing the protein MFRLQALHRYPRRVFNYMQYGVTCQDQVLEQLKACTAEDRVFDVVGKNKAKLSVAHVSCALDLLWQFQKERPQMLRTIAFTRGHPQFLTLCVLAENKINLMDDTTVVDLLYGILRLNVEPHDSLVQNLVMEACNRLDRFPMSTLSKFSVCVSYQLLHNSPLMGQITEIVRQRLDSINDARILTTLMISISSLVSPSLRDALIAKADVLLDNEDSFHYNNPRRIVQFLRNVKHIHRPLLDKCNHILLRSVPRLDAENISIILGLYQSVQYYNCAFRLAAKQRLMELVDTSTDAVSFTKLFVALLPLAGQATREGLENSALLLGDELNAQQAVAILETLEETQCRNLQLINKIASILHKNLEVYRLLEISKMTQSLLLLHYKNPEFFSRLRSILLRYLQDSLQPHEVAMLTRVLSMFPSPHIEDVIIDRVSAMVPQCSLNDFNSLTMATAKWIRYDPAYLHNTPSKYVHLLQTLKHCGQRRLQNAGRLDAVLEELKYISGDWFEETLLDDSVVMLQRLVDQVSWTNAQELALFLTRTRCRLDTLLEQIAIVSFESIDKIHYSGIYATLLPFAVLDYNSPKVDDLFDACTQRLTPHISSFDPHMLVLLAYALALVDCFPEEVIREIFSVDFLAKLDAQLEMLPDALNMRVRLRLMEVNRAVCLECPQFQVPWFHQHYCQQLQNRSNTSVSPVQQQIHRMLGEVLGGINCARAAVLTPYFYTVDFECILDRDQHAVPYSEPRQLQIGEDGKVRWESVPGVKEREGLPPGARRIALDFLDSKSFCKNCQHVKGEVLMRKRHLEILGYHVLHIPHFEWNSLELSTQDAWKEYLRRKLFTELA; encoded by the exons ATGTTCAGGCTCCAAGCCCTGCACCGCTACCCACGCAGGGTGTTTAATTATATGCAATATGGGGTCACCTGTCAGGACCAAGTTCTGGAACAGCTTAAAGCCTGCACAGCAGAAGACAGGGTTTTTGATGTGGTGGGTAAAAACAAGGCTAAACTTTCAGTTGCGCATGTGAGTTGTGCTTTGGACCTGCTGTGGCAGTTTCAGAAGGAAAGACCACAGATGCTCCGGACAATTGCTTTTACCCGGGGCCACCCTCAGTTCCTGACGCTTTGTGTCCTAGCTGAGAACAAGATCAATCTGATGGATGATACCACAGTGGTGGACTTACTTTATGGAATTCTGAG GCTTAATGTAGAACCACATGACTCTCTTGTCCAGAATTTGGTGATGGAAGCCTGTAATAGACTAGATAG GTTCCCAATGTCGACTCTGTCAaagttttctgtgtgtgtaagttatCAGCTTTTGCACAACAGTCCACTAATGGGACAGATTACTGAGATTGTGAGACAGAGGTTGGATTCAATAAATGATGCCAG AATACTGACCACCCTCATGATCAGTATATCCTCCCTGGTGTCTCCTTCTTTACGTGACGCACTAATTGCCAAAGCTGACGTTCTACTGGACAATGAGGACTCATTTCATTACAACAACCCCAGAAGGATAGTTCAGTTCCTCAGAAACGTGAAGCACATTCATCGACCCTTGCTGGATAAATGCAACCACATTCTCCTCAGAAGTGTCCCCCGTCTGGATGCAGAGAACATCAGCATTATATTGGGACTGTACCAGTCAGTACAGTACTACAACTGTGCCTTCAGACTGGCCGCTAAGCAAAGGCTGATGGAGCTGGTGGACACAAGTACTGATGCTGTGTCTTTCACCAAGCTTTTTGTTGCTTTGCTGCCTTTGGCAGGGCAAGCAACCagagaggg GCTAGAAAATTCAGCATTGCTATTGGGTGATGAACTGAATGCCCAGCAAGCAGTTGCTATTTTAGAGACACTGGAAGAAACTCAGTGCCGGAACCTTCAACTGATCAACAA GATTGCGTCAATACTGCACAAGAACCTGGAGGTATATCGTCTTTTGGAGATTTCAAAGATGACCCAGTCACTTTTGCTGCTGCACTATAAGAATCCTGAATTCTTCTCCAGACTGAGGAGCATACTGCTTCG TTACTTGCAGGACAGTCTGCAGCCACACGAGGTGGCCATGTTGACCCGCGTGCTCTCCATGTTTCCCTCTCCGCACATTGAGGACGTGATCATCGATCGGGTCAGCGCCATGGTGCCTCAGTGCAGCCTAAATGACTTCAATTCACTCACCATGGCCACTGCCAAATGGATCCGCTACGACCCCGCCTACCTCCACAACACTCCCAGCAAGTACGTCCACCTGCTCCAGACCCTGAAGCACTGTGGGCAGAGGCGGCTGCAGAACGCAGGGCGGCTGGACGCGGTCCTGGAGGAGCTGAAGTACATATCTGGGGACTGGTTTGAGGAGACGCTGCTCGACGACTCCGTCGTCATGCTTCAGAGGCTGGTGGATCAGGTATCATGGACCAACGCACAAGAGCTGGCCCTCTTCCTGACGAGGACCAGATGTCGCCTTGACACGCTGCTGGAACAAATAGCGATTGTGTCATTTGAGAGCATAGATAAG ATTCATTACTCTGGAATCTACGCCACTTTACTCCCGTTTGCTGTGCTTGACTACAACTCTCCCAAGGTGGATGACTTATTTGATGCCTGCACCCAGCGCCTCACTCCACATATCA GTTCCTTCGATCCTCACATGTTGGTGTTATTGGCTTATGCATTGGCCTTGGTCGACTGTTTCCCAGAGGAAGTCATCAGAGAAATATTCAGTGTGGATTTCTTGGCCAAGCTGGATGCCCAGCTTGAGA TGCTGCCAGATGCCCTGAACATGCGAGTGCGCCTGCGTCTGATGGAGGTGAACCGCGCTGTGTGTCTCGAGTGCCCCCAGTTCCAGGTGCCCTGGTTTCATCAGCACTACTGTCAGCAGCTCCAAAACAGAA GCAACACCTCGGTCAGTCCCGTGCAGCAGCAGATCCACAGAATGCTGGGTGAGGTGCTGGGAGGCATTAACTGTGCAAGGGCAGCTGTACTGACTCCATACTTTTACACCGTCG ATTTCGAGTGCATCCTTGACCGTGATCAGCACGCGGTTCCCTACAGTGAACCGAGACAGCTTCAGATCGGCGAGGACGGGAAGGTGCGCTGGGAATCAGTCCCAGG